One region of Actinomycetota bacterium genomic DNA includes:
- the ruvX gene encoding Holliday junction resolvase RuvX translates to MTGRVLALDVGTRRLGVAVSDPTGTVASPLATIPRRTPAEDAATLATLAAEQGATTVVAGLPLTLSGQEGPAAKAVRAYLDELRPLLGGLAFELADERLSTVAAERALVGGGVRRRDRRDVVDQVAASVFLQTWLDGRRAGESGR, encoded by the coding sequence ATGACGGGTCGCGTCCTCGCCCTCGACGTCGGGACCCGGCGCCTGGGCGTCGCCGTCTCCGACCCGACCGGGACGGTGGCCAGCCCGCTCGCCACCATCCCGCGCCGGACCCCGGCCGAGGACGCGGCCACCCTGGCCACCCTGGCCGCCGAGCAGGGCGCGACCACGGTGGTCGCCGGCCTCCCGCTCACCCTTTCCGGCCAGGAGGGCCCGGCCGCCAAGGCGGTCCGCGCCTACCTGGACGAGCTGCGCCCGCTGCTGGGTGGGCTGGCCTTCGAGCTGGCCGACGAGCGCCTGTCCACGGTGGCCGCCGAGCGGGCCCTGGTCGGCGGCGGGGTCCGGCGCCGGGACCGGCGCGACGTCGTCGACCAGGTCGCGGCCAGCGTCTTCCTCCAGACCTGGCTGGACGGCCGCCGGGCGGGGGAGAGCGGCCGATGA
- the mltG gene encoding endolytic transglycosylase MltG: MSRVERRLRKRRRRRGVLVMGVLLALVGLVVFQALQWSAAREPKPVPPGRPVTIIVNAGEGSVEIGRNLREAGVVDSVNRFRDVAEERGLDGSLKPGTYKLVTGMSIDAVLDLLAKGPSTGIPVTIPEGFTVAQIVDKLAATEQFTKAEVEQALKSKDLIVTNRPKGEDSLEGLLFPDTYGIEPDDTAVGVIQEMADQLEVVLSRYQLSTAPQGLTPYQLLIVASMIEREAKVDADRPKIAAVIYNRLAAGKRLEIDATVEYAVGHGNLTARDLRSSSPYNTYTTVGLPPTPIAAPGEAAIKAALHPADGDWIYYVLATKEGEHAFTESYQEFLKLKAEAKAKGLL, from the coding sequence ATGAGCCGGGTCGAGCGGCGGCTGCGCAAGCGCCGGCGGCGCCGGGGCGTGCTGGTCATGGGGGTGCTGCTGGCCCTGGTGGGGCTGGTCGTGTTCCAGGCCCTGCAGTGGAGCGCGGCCCGGGAGCCCAAGCCCGTCCCGCCCGGCCGGCCGGTGACCATCATCGTCAACGCCGGCGAGGGCAGCGTCGAGATCGGCCGCAACCTCCGCGAGGCCGGGGTGGTGGACAGCGTCAACCGCTTCCGCGACGTCGCCGAGGAGCGCGGCCTTGACGGCTCGCTCAAGCCCGGCACCTACAAGCTGGTCACCGGCATGAGCATCGACGCCGTGCTCGACCTCCTGGCCAAGGGCCCCAGCACCGGGATCCCGGTCACCATCCCCGAGGGCTTCACGGTGGCCCAGATCGTCGACAAGCTCGCCGCCACCGAGCAGTTCACCAAGGCCGAGGTGGAGCAGGCCCTCAAGAGCAAGGACCTGATCGTGACCAACCGGCCCAAGGGCGAGGACTCGCTGGAGGGCCTGCTGTTCCCCGACACCTACGGCATCGAGCCCGACGACACCGCCGTCGGGGTCATCCAGGAGATGGCCGACCAGCTCGAGGTCGTGCTGTCCCGCTACCAGCTCTCCACCGCCCCCCAGGGCCTCACCCCCTACCAGCTGCTGATCGTGGCCAGCATGATCGAGCGGGAGGCCAAGGTCGACGCCGACCGGCCCAAGATCGCCGCCGTCATCTACAACCGGCTGGCCGCCGGCAAGCGGCTGGAGATCGACGCCACCGTGGAGTACGCGGTCGGCCACGGCAACCTGACCGCCAGGGACCTCCGCTCCAGCTCGCCCTACAACACCTACACCACCGTCGGGCTGCCCCCGACCCCGATCGCCGCCCCCGGCGAGGCCGCCATCAAGGCCGCCCTCCACCCGGCCGACGGCGACTGGATCTACTACGTGCTCGCCACCAAGGAG